In the genome of Candidatus Cloacimonadota bacterium, one region contains:
- the yidD gene encoding membrane protein insertion efficiency factor YidD — protein MLLKKLEKFICKIVIIIISIYQKYVSPMFPDTCRFVPSCSTYSKLAFGKYGVFKGFYLSFWRILRCNPFCEGGRDPLP, from the coding sequence ATGTTATTGAAAAAATTAGAGAAATTTATTTGTAAGATAGTTATAATAATAATAAGTATTTATCAGAAATATGTTTCACCAATGTTTCCTGATACCTGCAGATTTGTGCCGTCTTGCTCTACTTATTCTAAATTAGCATTTGGAAAATATGGCGTATTTAAGGGTTTTTATCTGTCCTTTTGGAGAATATTAAGATGTAACCCATTTTGCGAAGGAGGCAGAGACCCTTTACCGTAA
- a CDS encoding radical SAM protein, with the protein MRYQHIFGPVPSRRLGISLGIDPIPFKTCTYNCVYCECGGTTNLTIERKEYIPIKDIINELKDYLDKNPKLDYITFSGSGEPTLNIGIGKIIEFLKSNYPYYKIAVLTNGSLLFEKSVRNEIIGADLVMPSLDVVSEQAFRRINRPPKSLEIQKIVSGLIEFRKEFEGQIWLEVFIVPGLNDTDNELKLLKDAIKKIKPNRVQINSLDRPGTENWVQPVSKENMERIVSLFQDLPVEIIANFKPREQIASFDFNIEERILATIKRRPCTAEDLSETLGIHINEVNKYLQTLLERRIIESQNLERGVFFKTIKDGK; encoded by the coding sequence ATGAGATATCAGCATATTTTTGGCCCAGTCCCTTCCCGCAGATTGGGAATATCACTCGGTATTGACCCTATTCCATTTAAAACCTGTACATATAACTGTGTCTATTGTGAATGTGGAGGAACAACAAATTTAACAATTGAGCGAAAGGAATATATTCCAATAAAAGACATAATTAATGAATTGAAAGATTATCTCGACAAAAACCCCAAATTGGATTATATTACTTTTTCCGGTTCTGGTGAGCCAACTTTAAATATAGGTATAGGAAAAATCATTGAATTCTTAAAGAGCAATTATCCTTATTATAAAATTGCAGTTTTAACAAACGGTTCTTTACTATTTGAAAAAAGTGTGAGAAATGAAATAATCGGTGCAGATTTGGTTATGCCTTCTTTGGATGTGGTTTCTGAGCAAGCATTTAGGCGAATAAATAGACCTCCCAAAAGTTTAGAAATACAGAAAATTGTCTCTGGATTAATAGAATTCCGCAAAGAATTTGAAGGGCAAATTTGGTTGGAGGTATTTATAGTCCCTGGGCTTAATGATACAGATAACGAGTTGAAATTATTGAAAGATGCAATTAAGAAGATTAAACCTAACCGTGTGCAGATTAACTCTCTTGATAGACCAGGAACAGAGAATTGGGTCCAGCCTGTTAGCAAAGAAAATATGGAAAGGATTGTTTCACTCTTTCAGGATTTACCTGTTGAAATCATTGCGAACTTCAAACCAAGGGAACAAATTGCCAGTTTTGACTTTAATATAGAAGAGCGGATATTAGCCACGATTAAAAGAAGACCTTGCACAGCCGAAGATTTATCAGAAACACTTGGAATTCATATTAATGAAGTAAATAAGTATTTGCAGACGCTTCTAGAGAGAAGAATAATAGAAAGTCAGAATTTAGAGAGAGGGGTTTTCTTCAAGACTATAAAGGATGGAAAATAG
- the yidC gene encoding membrane protein insertase YidC encodes MNKRTILALILIFFVFFISNKLIWKEPPQKQFTNEQAQKAVVEKNVKNNEILPTKLSTLKKQNEYFNDIELNDNIVLENNAVKVVFTNQGGNIRQIFLKDVMMEDKRTPVELLLSDKGLLNIKFITESDSMNLANHNFSYNQDGDIVEFFIQSEGKKVIQKVFRLKENYNLSMNLKIEDFGVIDSYNLGMDTGVYFDYKGDKRFKNYIKEVSQVDNKVVKVGLKNALKEERLSGNIDWTVVKSKYFMLAAIPGRRVDLREISVSADNNSLKQIAKIEVSRVKVDDSFDFYFGPVDYENLRAYNIGLENSMEFGWKLIRPISKLVLKLLMFLYKIIPNYGIAIIIMSIMIKVIFYPLTHKGMRSTHKMQKIQPLIKEVQSKYKNNPQKAQKEVMAIYKEHGVSPLGGCLPLLLQMPVFFALYPVFQSTIALRHAEFALWIKDLSVPDPYYILPIIMGISMFLQQKLMSPKPSSNMDEKQLAQMKTQKIMMYGMPIFLVFIFKSLPAGLVLYWFSYNLLSIFEQIVIKKGTRDLVSQKK; translated from the coding sequence ATGAATAAAAGAACAATACTTGCACTCATACTTATATTTTTTGTATTCTTTATAAGTAATAAATTAATTTGGAAGGAACCTCCACAAAAACAGTTTACTAATGAGCAAGCACAGAAAGCTGTTGTTGAAAAAAATGTAAAGAATAACGAGATATTACCTACAAAATTATCAACTTTGAAAAAACAAAATGAATATTTTAATGATATTGAACTCAACGATAATATTGTTTTAGAAAATAATGCAGTTAAAGTTGTTTTTACTAATCAAGGTGGAAATATCAGGCAGATTTTTTTAAAAGATGTTATGATGGAGGATAAGAGAACACCTGTTGAATTGCTTTTGTCAGACAAGGGTTTATTAAATATTAAGTTCATTACCGAGTCAGATAGTATGAATTTAGCAAATCATAATTTTTCATATAATCAGGATGGTGATATAGTTGAATTTTTCATACAATCAGAAGGCAAAAAAGTTATTCAAAAAGTGTTTCGGCTTAAAGAGAATTATAACCTTTCTATGAATCTCAAGATTGAGGATTTTGGCGTGATAGATTCATATAATTTAGGGATGGACACAGGAGTATATTTTGATTATAAGGGTGATAAGAGATTTAAAAATTATATTAAAGAAGTATCACAAGTTGATAATAAAGTTGTAAAAGTTGGATTAAAAAATGCTCTTAAAGAGGAGAGGTTGTCAGGTAATATAGATTGGACGGTTGTAAAGTCAAAGTATTTTATGTTAGCAGCAATTCCAGGCAGGCGTGTAGATTTAAGGGAAATTTCTGTCTCTGCTGACAATAACTCATTAAAGCAAATCGCAAAAATAGAAGTTTCACGAGTAAAAGTTGATGATAGTTTTGATTTTTATTTCGGTCCCGTTGATTATGAGAATCTACGAGCTTATAATATTGGCTTGGAAAATTCTATGGAATTTGGATGGAAATTAATAAGACCAATCAGTAAATTGGTTTTAAAACTTCTGATGTTTCTTTACAAAATTATTCCTAATTATGGTATTGCAATAATAATAATGTCAATTATGATAAAAGTTATATTTTATCCTTTAACGCATAAGGGTATGAGATCTACTCATAAGATGCAGAAGATACAGCCATTAATTAAAGAGGTTCAATCTAAGTATAAGAATAATCCGCAAAAAGCTCAGAAAGAAGTAATGGCTATTTACAAGGAGCATGGTGTAAGTCCATTAGGAGGATGTTTACCACTTCTTTTGCAAATGCCAGTTTTCTTTGCTCTATATCCTGTTTTTCAATCAACTATTGCTCTTAGGCATGCAGAGTTTGCCCTCTGGATAAAAGACTTGTCAGTTCCAGACCCATATTATATTTTGCCAATTATTATGGGTATAAGTATGTTTTTACAGCAGAAATTGATGTCGCCTAAACCGAGTTCTAATATGGATGAAAAGCAGTTAGCACAAATGAAAACACAAAAGATAATGATGTATGGAATGCCGATATTTTTAGTATTTATTTTTAAATCACTTCCTGCTGGTTTAGTGCTTTATTGGTTTTCATACAATTTACTTTCCATTTTTGAACAAATAGTGATTAAAAAGGGCACAAGAGATTTGGTCTCCCAGAAGAAATAG
- the rnpA gene encoding ribonuclease P protein component, which produces MKSVRKNRQFKQFKENGKRYNKRFFSLVVVKNNDYGKTDFGLAVITSKKIGNAVRRNKIRRWIKEYFRKSENCIPFNIDYLVIGKTGIFEYGYENIIRDLENVIEKIREIYL; this is translated from the coding sequence GTGAAAAGTGTAAGAAAAAATCGTCAATTCAAGCAGTTCAAAGAAAATGGTAAAAGGTATAACAAAAGATTTTTTAGTCTTGTTGTGGTTAAAAATAATGATTATGGTAAGACAGATTTTGGGCTTGCGGTTATTACCTCTAAAAAAATTGGCAATGCAGTAAGAAGAAATAAAATTCGTAGATGGATAAAAGAATATTTCAGAAAATCAGAAAATTGTATACCATTCAACATTGATTATTTGGTTATTGGCAAAACAGGAATTTTTGAGTATGGTTATGAAAATATTATAAGAGATTTGGAAAATGTTATTGAAAAAATTAGAGAAATTTATTTGTAA
- a CDS encoding DNRLRE domain-containing protein: protein MNMNEIKITFLTIILTLLLTSSCSQKKNFLGFEEEIENKITTDTLSNSVSFIKSYISGSSNYQDNSKLIVGKFNGVEVRSLLKFKNLPDTSWIDTVNINSCEIVIKKKKLFNSIKDFDIKVYKVNKDWNENSVIWDSLNFPTNFQETDYNISFENLQSQDTLSFTISDTLVINWVESDSTNFGIMLKCDGNLEYNFIEFYSSETSDYPYLKISYTDSSGTDTTKIYIVSEDTFIGYDENIYYTEILNFPIIQNLYPTRTIFSFNINSDTLGLSSDEFEKITVNKAEIIFDSTMIDSSFISDSYLGLKAYYISDTTNIDYEYISGCQKAEFHSDDDLLKINITGIIQGYTRGELENNQSLIKSTTENKDFSYLKFCEDIKPLMKITYTKPILSE, encoded by the coding sequence ATGAATATGAATGAAATAAAAATTACTTTTTTAACAATTATATTAACATTATTACTTACTTCATCCTGTTCACAAAAAAAGAATTTTCTTGGTTTTGAAGAGGAAATAGAAAATAAAATTACTACAGATACACTTTCCAATTCTGTAAGTTTTATAAAATCTTATATTAGTGGTTCTTCAAATTATCAAGACAATAGTAAACTGATTGTTGGAAAATTTAACGGTGTTGAAGTAAGAAGTCTCTTAAAATTCAAAAACTTGCCAGATACGAGCTGGATTGATACAGTCAATATAAACTCATGTGAAATAGTGATAAAAAAGAAAAAATTATTCAATTCTATTAAAGATTTTGATATAAAAGTCTATAAAGTAAATAAAGACTGGAATGAAAATTCTGTAATTTGGGATAGTTTAAATTTTCCTACTAATTTTCAGGAAACAGACTATAATATATCATTTGAGAATTTACAAAGTCAGGATACTTTATCATTTACTATTTCAGACACATTAGTAATAAATTGGGTAGAATCAGATTCAACAAACTTTGGTATAATGCTTAAATGTGATGGAAATTTGGAATATAATTTTATTGAATTCTATTCCTCTGAAACCAGTGATTATCCCTATTTAAAAATTAGCTATACTGATTCATCTGGTACTGATACAACAAAAATATACATTGTTTCCGAAGATACTTTTATCGGTTATGATGAAAATATTTATTATACTGAAATTCTAAATTTCCCGATAATCCAGAATCTATATCCGACAAGAACTATTTTTAGTTTTAATATTAATTCAGATACACTTGGACTATCTTCTGATGAGTTTGAAAAAATTACAGTAAACAAAGCTGAAATTATTTTTGATTCTACAATGATAGATTCATCATTTATTTCTGATTCATATTTAGGATTAAAAGCATATTATATTTCTGATACTACAAATATTGATTATGAATATATTTCTGGATGTCAAAAAGCGGAATTTCATTCGGATGATGATTTGCTAAAAATAAATATTACCGGAATCATTCAAGGATATACAAGAGGAGAATTGGAAAATAACCAATCTTTGATAAAATCAACCACTGAAAATAAAGATTTTTCATATCTAAAATTTTGTGAAGATATAAAGCCACTAATGAAAATAACATATACAAAGCCAATTTTATCTGAATAA
- a CDS encoding DHH family phosphoesterase: protein MKENWIINSYQDKDIEKSILLGRGIVNYKKFLFPTLDKLSNPFLLADGEKAAKRIISAVEKKEKIFIFGHDDVDGVTSTVLLYKFLTKLGSGNHFYYIPNREYERYGIQKNFKDKVLKDEAKLVITVDIGINDIEAIDFFNKHSIDTIVLDHHIIFRKLPDAFAVVNPKRKDCPKDLPRHDNFPFNMLAGVGVVYNIVKIIEKLKGLSFDYLYPILAGIGTIADRMPLIDDNRIFASANWRIENIEKSKNLFIGYFIELNRNLSKSQIFNKLIKLITAGREKNGNHLGVEILLANCLSEVKEKYNILQRRLEKNNKEVKAAIKFIDERFNNRDYKEIFIYYDKNNKIPIRFIGLTASYIADKYRIPSLVLTTRDNNILSAESRGPEEFDWIKSFNKIKGYLIQYGGHKRAAGFTCYASEFKNIERELEEIAKKNSTIPQNTEYLNHKIYIDYQLQKENFNLKFFRKIFNNFAPYGEKNSPPIFLINNVSQMELERCNIENIPDISDRKKLNILVSFNDSIQNPINIIDYEIVN from the coding sequence ATGAAAGAAAATTGGATTATCAATTCTTATCAAGACAAGGATATTGAAAAATCAATACTGCTTGGCAGAGGTATTGTTAATTATAAGAAGTTTCTTTTTCCAACTCTTGATAAACTTAGTAATCCTTTTTTGCTTGCTGATGGAGAGAAGGCTGCGAAAAGAATAATATCTGCTGTAGAGAAAAAAGAAAAGATATTCATATTTGGTCACGACGATGTGGACGGAGTAACAAGTACAGTTTTATTATATAAATTTCTTACCAAACTTGGTTCAGGAAACCATTTTTATTATATTCCAAACAGAGAGTATGAAAGGTATGGAATTCAGAAGAATTTCAAAGATAAAGTATTAAAAGATGAAGCCAAATTAGTCATAACTGTTGATATTGGAATTAATGATATTGAAGCAATAGATTTCTTTAACAAACATAGTATTGATACGATAGTTTTAGACCATCATATAATCTTTCGCAAATTACCTGATGCTTTCGCAGTTGTTAATCCTAAAAGAAAAGATTGTCCGAAGGATCTGCCTCGGCATGATAATTTTCCCTTTAATATGTTAGCTGGAGTTGGAGTTGTGTATAATATTGTAAAAATCATTGAGAAGTTAAAAGGTTTATCATTTGATTATTTATATCCCATTTTAGCTGGAATCGGAACTATTGCTGATAGAATGCCATTGATTGATGATAATAGAATATTTGCATCCGCCAATTGGCGGATTGAGAATATTGAGAAATCAAAGAACCTCTTTATAGGATATTTTATTGAACTAAACAGAAATTTATCAAAGTCTCAAATTTTTAACAAACTAATTAAATTAATTACAGCAGGAAGAGAGAAAAATGGCAATCATTTAGGAGTAGAAATTCTTTTAGCGAATTGTTTGTCTGAAGTTAAAGAAAAATATAATATCTTGCAAAGAAGATTAGAGAAAAATAACAAAGAAGTCAAAGCAGCAATAAAATTTATTGATGAAAGGTTTAATAATCGGGATTATAAAGAGATATTCATTTATTATGATAAGAATAATAAAATTCCGATTAGATTTATTGGTCTAACCGCTTCATACATTGCAGATAAATACAGAATACCTTCATTAGTTCTCACAACCAGAGATAATAATATTCTATCTGCAGAATCTCGCGGACCAGAAGAATTTGACTGGATTAAAAGCTTTAATAAGATTAAAGGTTATTTAATTCAATATGGTGGTCATAAAAGGGCTGCTGGATTTACATGCTATGCCAGTGAATTTAAAAATATTGAAAGGGAATTAGAAGAAATTGCAAAAAAGAATTCAACAATTCCTCAAAACACAGAATATCTAAATCATAAGATATACATTGACTATCAATTGCAGAAAGAAAATTTTAATTTAAAATTTTTTAGAAAAATATTTAATAACTTTGCTCCTTATGGCGAGAAGAACAGTCCGCCGATTTTTTTGATTAATAATGTTTCTCAAATGGAATTAGAAAGATGCAATATTGAAAATATTCCAGATATAAGTGACAGAAAGAAGCTTAATATTTTGGTTTCTTTTAACGATAGTATTCAGAACCCAATAAATATAATAGATTATGAGATAGTTAATTAG
- a CDS encoding DUF401 family protein, translating into MNLIIWFSFLLSLTLMIIIARKSIWLGFIIGALVLGVFNLSFKEILVQTQKTITNPSILLLALAVGLIPLIGGTLEISGLMDDLVNNLKMKRKSFLMFGPAFLGMLPMPGGALLSAPLVLRAGLDISDEQFSSINVWFRHTLLLIYPLGALLVTTKMANLNLYTAMLCLIPGFLLMVFLGYIFLLKGIKGNLQNNNKSNIKKLLVPVGIILSAPIIHIILMSIFRNLIPEIPLLVGVLTSLILAFSFGKLNFKKVIPISIKMKPWKFFLIIIGMFLFLNIFQMSNISKVIADIVFCKSFLVVGIAAFLGFVTGRVQMPFAILLPIYYSKFGSGAMTYLVFAVMFFSTFMGYIISPIHPCVSVSIEFFGSTLKDFFKRAILPAGISLFVALIISIVCV; encoded by the coding sequence ATGAATCTCATAATCTGGTTCAGTTTTCTTTTATCTTTAACACTAATGATAATAATCGCCCGAAAGAGTATCTGGCTTGGTTTTATTATCGGTGCTCTGGTGCTTGGCGTATTCAATCTTAGTTTTAAAGAAATATTAGTCCAAACCCAAAAGACTATAACCAACCCATCAATCTTGTTGCTCGCACTTGCTGTTGGGCTGATTCCACTCATTGGCGGAACGTTAGAAATTTCTGGACTTATGGATGACCTTGTTAATAATCTTAAAATGAAAAGGAAATCATTTCTTATGTTTGGTCCAGCGTTTCTTGGAATGTTGCCAATGCCCGGAGGTGCTTTGCTTTCTGCTCCATTAGTTTTAAGAGCTGGTTTAGATATATCTGATGAGCAATTTTCATCCATAAATGTTTGGTTCAGGCATACACTTCTCTTGATTTATCCACTTGGTGCTTTGTTGGTAACGACCAAGATGGCAAATCTTAATCTTTATACTGCGATGTTATGCCTTATTCCTGGATTTCTTCTGATGGTTTTTCTCGGTTATATTTTTTTGTTGAAAGGAATTAAGGGCAACCTTCAAAATAATAATAAATCCAATATAAAAAAACTTCTTGTCCCAGTTGGAATAATCCTATCTGCTCCAATTATTCACATCATTTTAATGAGTATTTTTAGAAATCTTATTCCTGAGATACCTCTTTTAGTAGGTGTTTTGACAAGTCTTATTCTTGCTTTTTCCTTTGGAAAACTAAATTTTAAAAAGGTAATTCCCATTTCAATAAAGATGAAACCATGGAAATTTTTTCTAATAATTATCGGAATGTTTCTCTTTCTGAATATATTTCAGATGTCAAATATATCAAAAGTTATAGCTGATATAGTATTTTGCAAAAGTTTTTTAGTTGTAGGGATTGCTGCATTCTTGGGTTTTGTAACAGGTAGGGTTCAGATGCCTTTTGCAATATTATTGCCTATTTATTACTCAAAGTTTGGAAGTGGGGCAATGACATATTTGGTTTTTGCCGTGATGTTTTTTTCTACTTTTATGGGATATATTATTTCTCCTATACACCCTTGCGTATCTGTTTCTATTGAATTCTTCGGTTCAACATTAAAGGATTTTTTTAAGAGAGCAATTTTGCCTGCTGGAATATCATTGTTTGTTGCTCTTATCATATCTATAGTTTGTGTGTGA
- a CDS encoding rod shape-determining protein yields the protein MFWNYLMNWMTNDVAIDLGTANTLVYVKGHGIVVDEPSVVAIEAETKKIIAVGKKAKEMLGKTPEEIRAIKPMKDGVIADFEITEAMLRDLILRSQQKKFLIRPRVIVAVPSGITEVEKRAVKESAEHSGARKVYLVSEPLAAAIGVKLPVHEPCGNMIIDIGGGTTEVAIISLSHIVDHISIRIGGDEMDEAIVNFLRKKHNLFIGESTAEKIKIKIGSAYPLKNELTMEVRGRDLLSGFPVSMKISSEEIREALSETISKIVDAVKRLFEETAPELSADIADRGIVLTGGGGQLKGVDQKIRETIDLPVTLVESPLTSVVMGSGKILDSLEEYQKVLISNI from the coding sequence ATGTTTTGGAATTATTTAATGAATTGGATGACAAATGATGTTGCTATTGATTTAGGAACAGCCAACACTTTGGTATATGTTAAAGGGCACGGGATAGTTGTAGATGAGCCTTCGGTTGTAGCAATAGAGGCAGAGACAAAGAAGATTATTGCAGTTGGTAAGAAGGCTAAAGAGATGCTTGGCAAAACACCGGAAGAAATAAGAGCAATAAAGCCAATGAAAGACGGAGTTATTGCCGATTTTGAAATTACAGAGGCTATGCTAAGGGACTTGATATTGCGGTCTCAACAGAAAAAATTTTTGATTCGTCCCCGAGTAATTGTTGCAGTTCCTTCAGGAATAACGGAAGTTGAAAAAAGAGCTGTTAAAGAATCTGCCGAACACTCTGGGGCAAGAAAAGTATACTTGGTGTCTGAGCCTTTAGCTGCAGCCATTGGTGTAAAACTTCCTGTTCATGAACCGTGTGGCAATATGATTATTGATATTGGTGGTGGGACAACGGAAGTTGCAATTATATCATTATCCCATATTGTTGACCATATTTCTATCAGGATTGGTGGCGATGAGATGGATGAGGCAATAGTTAATTTCTTGCGGAAAAAACATAACCTTTTTATTGGCGAGTCAACCGCAGAAAAGATCAAAATAAAAATAGGCTCAGCATATCCACTTAAAAATGAATTAACAATGGAAGTTCGTGGAAGAGACCTTCTTAGTGGCTTTCCTGTTTCCATGAAAATATCTTCTGAAGAGATTCGCGAGGCATTATCTGAGACAATATCAAAAATCGTTGATGCGGTTAAAAGACTTTTTGAAGAGACAGCGCCGGAACTATCTGCTGATATTGCTGATAGAGGGATTGTTTTAACTGGTGGGGGTGGACAACTTAAAGGGGTTGATCAGAAAATTAGAGAAACTATTGATCTACCTGTTACACTTGTGGAGAGTCCTTTAACAAGCGTTGTGATGGGTAGCGGTAAAATTTTAGATAGTTTAGAAGAGTATCAAAAGGTGCTAATATCGAATATCTAA
- the dnaA gene encoding chromosomal replication initiator protein DnaA encodes MAESNSMWEKILPELKKQVDSQTFKTWFEKTNEFSFVNNTLTVRAPTKFFADWLEQHYKSLLQEIAYNLTAQNIEIDFIGSSNNKKKTTLKSVTDYTKESGLNKIYTFKRFVVGNNNHFAYSAAQAAADKPGRIYNPLFIYGGVGLGKTHLMQAIGNFIINNKKRKMNILYIASEDFTNEMIFAIQTNTTVRFKKKFRNFDVLMIDDIHFLAGKEGSQEEFFHTFNTLYNEKKQIILTSDRPPNEIQDLQERLVSRFEWGLLADIKRPNFETRVAILRQKCIEENATLKDEAIDFIANTFDDNVRQLEGSLVKILAYASYKNIKPYQITINEVKEILTDLITSTKKPITLDIIQEEVAKYFEIGKNQIKEPTRKKEIAFPRQIAMYISAKLIPHISLLEIANHYNKKDHTTIIHAKKIISNKLVSDPNLKSKVNKIIENINE; translated from the coding sequence ATGGCAGAATCAAATAGTATGTGGGAAAAAATTTTACCTGAATTAAAAAAGCAGGTAGATTCACAAACTTTTAAAACATGGTTTGAAAAAACAAATGAATTTAGCTTTGTTAATAATACCCTTACAGTTAGAGCCCCGACAAAATTTTTCGCAGACTGGCTTGAACAACATTATAAATCTTTATTACAAGAAATAGCTTACAATCTAACGGCCCAAAACATTGAAATTGATTTCATCGGGTCATCTAATAACAAGAAAAAAACTACTTTGAAAAGCGTTACAGATTATACTAAAGAATCTGGTTTGAATAAAATATATACATTTAAACGCTTTGTGGTTGGAAATAATAATCACTTTGCTTATTCTGCTGCTCAGGCTGCGGCTGATAAACCTGGGAGAATTTACAACCCACTTTTTATTTATGGCGGCGTAGGTCTTGGAAAAACTCATCTTATGCAAGCAATTGGAAACTTTATAATAAATAATAAGAAAAGGAAGATGAACATCTTGTATATTGCCTCTGAAGATTTTACTAATGAAATGATTTTTGCTATTCAAACTAATACAACTGTTCGTTTCAAAAAAAAATTTCGTAACTTTGATGTCCTTATGATTGATGATATTCATTTTTTAGCTGGTAAGGAAGGGAGTCAGGAGGAATTCTTTCACACATTTAATACACTATACAATGAAAAAAAACAGATTATTCTTACAAGTGACCGTCCTCCAAATGAAATACAAGATTTGCAAGAACGGTTGGTTTCCCGTTTTGAATGGGGACTTCTTGCAGATATAAAACGACCGAATTTCGAAACCCGTGTGGCAATTCTAAGACAAAAATGTATAGAAGAAAATGCTACTCTAAAAGATGAAGCTATCGATTTTATTGCCAATACTTTTGATGATAATGTAAGACAACTTGAAGGCTCGCTTGTTAAAATATTAGCGTATGCTTCATACAAAAATATAAAGCCATACCAAATTACAATTAATGAAGTAAAAGAAATTCTTACAGACCTAATAACAAGTACGAAAAAACCCATTACTTTAGATATAATTCAAGAGGAGGTAGCAAAATATTTTGAAATTGGGAAAAATCAGATAAAAGAACCCACCCGAAAAAAAGAGATTGCCTTCCCTCGTCAGATAGCTATGTATATATCTGCTAAACTGATACCACATATCTCACTTCTTGAAATTGCAAATCATTATAATAAAAAAGACCATACTACAATAATTCATGCAAAAAAAATTATCTCAAATAAACTTGTCAGTGACCCAAATCTTAAATCAAAAGTAAATAAAATAATTGAAAATATTAATGAATAA
- the rpmH gene encoding 50S ribosomal protein L34, translating to MKRTYQPHNRSRKTTHGFRKRMRSKGGRRIFNRRRAKRRKRISV from the coding sequence GTGAAAAGAACTTATCAACCACATAATAGAAGTAGAAAAACCACTCACGGTTTCAGAAAAAGAATGAGGTCAAAAGGTGGGAGAAGAATCTTCAACCGAAGAAGGGCTAAAAGAAGAAAAAGAATATCTGTATAG
- a CDS encoding class I fructose-bisphosphate aldolase — MIDRTVKILGEDAQYLLEHKCETIPKAALHLPGPDFIDHICVISDRSSAVLRNLQTVFGHGRLTGTGYLSILPVDQGIEHSAGASFAPNPIYFDPENIVKLAIEGGCNAVASTLGVLGVVSRKYAHKIPFIMKINHNELLTYPNSYDQRLFASVQQAFEMGAVAVGATIYFGSQESRRQIEEISIAFEEAHSLGMFTVLWCYLRNSAFKQDGIDYHTSADLTGQANHLGVTIEADIVKQKQPTNNGGYTALHFGKTHPLVYEKLTSDHPIDLTRYQVANCYMGRVGLINSGGASGENDLQQVVKTAVINKRAGGMGIISGRKTFQKPMKEGVQIFNAIQDVYLDKDITVA; from the coding sequence ATGATAGATAGGACAGTCAAAATCTTAGGTGAGGATGCTCAATATTTATTAGAGCATAAATGTGAAACAATCCCCAAAGCGGCTCTTCATCTTCCGGGACCTGATTTTATAGACCATATTTGCGTTATTTCAGACAGGAGCAGTGCTGTTTTGAGAAATTTACAAACCGTATTTGGCCATGGTAGATTAACGGGGACAGGATATCTTTCCATACTCCCTGTTGACCAGGGCATAGAACATTCAGCAGGTGCTTCTTTTGCACCCAACCCCATTTATTTTGACCCTGAAAATATCGTGAAACTTGCAATTGAAGGAGGGTGTAATGCCGTTGCCTCAACACTGGGAGTATTAGGCGTGGTATCAAGGAAATATGCTCATAAAATTCCATTTATTATGAAGATTAACCACAATGAACTTCTAACTTATCCAAACTCTTATGACCAAAGGCTTTTTGCTTCGGTCCAGCAAGCATTTGAGATGGGAGCAGTCGCAGTTGGTGCAACTATCTATTTTGGCTCGCAAGAATCTCGCAGACAGATAGAGGAGATTTCCATAGCATTTGAAGAAGCTCATTCACTTGGAATGTTTACGGTTCTCTGGTGCTATTTAAGAAATTCTGCTTTTAAACAAGATGGTATTGATTATCACACCTCTGCTGATTTAACAGGACAGGCTAATCATTTAGGTGTTACCATAGAAGCGGATATTGTAAAGCAAAAACAACCGACTAATAATGGTGGATATACTGCTCTTCATTTTGGTAAAACCCATCCATTAGTATATGAAAAACTCACAAGTGACCATCCAATAGATTTGACACGATATCAAGTAGCAAATTGTTATATGGGAAGAGTTGGATTGATTAATTCTGGCGGTGCTTCAGGTGAAAATGATTTACAGCAGGTAGTGAAAACAGCAGTAATAAATAAAAGAGCAGGCGGAATGGGTATTATATCCGGAAGGAAAACCTTCCAAAAACCAATGAAAGAAGGTGTCCAGATATTCAATGCAATCCAGGATGTCTATCTTGATAAAGATATAACTGTAGCATAG